A region of Methanomicrobium sp. W14 DNA encodes the following proteins:
- the cas10 gene encoding type III-A CRISPR-associated protein Cas10/Csm1, translated as MKKRLSTVDETEINRIVTAALFHDIGKFSQRAGEGLTGKYEAFNEEKYGKNGAHAKWSAQFINQYFPDVIVEDLVLCHHNPAASASKNYAKIIQDADRLSSAMDRRERKDKEKGDVRKEPLKSIFPSIGKKNETGTDNAMYYPVSELDLSENIFPKSLDEIKRYNYTFREQYKRLWKGFTEQCRNLDKKPDVGTTLALLKRYTSKIPSAVYVNDPDIPLFDHSKTTAAIAHALAASSDKTRPYLLIQGDISGIQDFIFNVVTPEDARKKMAKRLRGRSFWLVLFSDAIVTEICRELTLTPVSVLWDTGGKFVILAPNTPENRDMVEKLAAKVNRELLQKFGGRIYLATGLVDAGKDDIREFQTTLRRLTEEVAKKKSQKFLDCGIRFEPVGQNASIKKFCPVCGSLLDDQDHCRSCLVHDYIGTKIAGSEYLVRRRDASLPVSYRDYGLNVSYDLIKAEKKVYDSNTDVFSLNSTDFTVKGKGERGFRFIGNTVPKYNKEILTFSDIAKLSKGAPKLGILKADVDNLGKLFAFGIPENDRSISRIHTFSDQLQLFFAGYLNRICEEFCVYHDLCSECAEKFRNDIIKITREREDGGKPQKFEFYRLSKDEKPCEKCLGKKIPAVYITYSGGDDLLIIAPWDIALELAGKIYSEFRRFTCENPVITLSAGVEITSPRLPISRGVAYADMRLENAKENGKNRISVFDECLIWKDEELTSHEKSYFRVIETARDLEDAVCLNKVSRGMIYSFLRLWNQTWGDTTKTGCTFENAMNARVNRKRFVPHLKYMMKRNIRDTAVRSEVEKLISPDMFGWIKLPVYWTSLRMRKREEM; from the coding sequence ATGAAAAAAAGATTATCAACTGTGGACGAGACAGAGATTAACAGGATAGTAACTGCAGCTCTGTTCCATGATATTGGTAAGTTCAGCCAGCGGGCCGGAGAAGGACTGACCGGCAAATACGAAGCCTTTAACGAGGAAAAGTATGGCAAAAACGGGGCGCACGCCAAATGGAGCGCTCAGTTCATTAATCAATACTTCCCTGATGTTATAGTTGAAGACCTCGTCCTTTGTCATCATAATCCTGCCGCATCTGCTTCAAAGAACTATGCAAAGATCATTCAGGATGCAGACCGTCTCTCTTCGGCAATGGACCGAAGAGAGAGGAAAGATAAAGAAAAGGGCGATGTCAGGAAAGAACCGTTAAAAAGCATTTTTCCATCCATCGGAAAAAAGAATGAGACTGGGACTGACAATGCGATGTACTACCCGGTTTCAGAACTTGATCTTAGTGAGAATATATTTCCAAAAAGTCTGGATGAAATTAAAAGGTATAACTATACATTCAGAGAACAGTATAAAAGGCTCTGGAAAGGATTTACGGAACAATGCAGAAATCTGGACAAAAAACCCGATGTCGGGACAACCCTTGCTCTTCTGAAGAGATATACTTCCAAGATTCCATCCGCAGTATATGTCAATGATCCGGATATCCCGTTGTTTGACCATTCAAAGACAACCGCCGCTATTGCACATGCACTTGCAGCGTCCAGCGATAAAACCCGGCCGTACCTCCTTATTCAGGGGGACATCTCCGGGATTCAGGACTTCATATTTAATGTGGTCACACCCGAGGATGCACGGAAAAAAATGGCGAAAAGGCTTAGGGGAAGATCCTTCTGGCTTGTATTGTTTTCAGATGCCATAGTCACAGAAATTTGCAGAGAACTGACACTGACGCCGGTATCGGTGCTATGGGACACTGGCGGAAAATTTGTAATCCTAGCACCGAACACCCCTGAAAATCGTGACATGGTTGAAAAGCTTGCGGCAAAAGTCAACAGGGAGCTCCTTCAGAAATTCGGAGGAAGGATATATCTTGCAACAGGACTTGTCGATGCCGGAAAGGACGATATACGTGAATTCCAAACAACACTTAGAAGACTTACTGAAGAAGTGGCAAAAAAGAAGTCACAAAAATTTCTTGACTGCGGAATAAGATTTGAACCTGTCGGGCAGAACGCGTCAATTAAAAAGTTTTGTCCTGTCTGCGGAAGCTTACTTGACGATCAAGATCACTGCCGGTCCTGTCTGGTTCATGATTATATCGGGACAAAAATTGCAGGGTCTGAATATCTAGTCAGGAGAAGGGATGCATCTCTGCCGGTTTCATATAGAGACTACGGTCTGAATGTTTCTTATGATCTCATAAAAGCAGAAAAAAAAGTTTATGACAGCAATACAGATGTTTTTTCGTTAAACAGTACTGATTTCACAGTGAAAGGTAAAGGAGAGAGAGGATTCAGGTTTATCGGAAATACTGTCCCGAAGTACAATAAGGAGATCCTTACTTTCAGTGATATAGCAAAGCTTTCAAAAGGGGCACCAAAACTGGGAATTCTGAAAGCAGATGTAGACAACCTGGGGAAACTTTTTGCATTTGGAATTCCTGAAAATGACAGAAGTATTTCAAGAATTCATACATTCAGCGATCAGCTCCAGCTTTTCTTTGCAGGATACCTGAACAGAATCTGTGAAGAGTTCTGTGTTTATCATGATCTTTGTTCCGAATGCGCTGAAAAGTTCAGAAACGATATTATAAAGATAACCCGTGAGAGAGAAGACGGCGGAAAACCCCAGAAATTTGAATTTTACAGGCTTTCAAAAGATGAAAAACCCTGTGAGAAATGTTTGGGTAAAAAGATTCCTGCCGTATATATCACATATTCTGGCGGGGACGATCTCCTGATAATTGCACCGTGGGACATCGCATTAGAGCTTGCCGGAAAAATATATTCTGAATTCAGGCGTTTTACATGTGAAAATCCTGTGATTACACTTTCTGCGGGAGTTGAGATAACTTCTCCCAGACTGCCGATCTCCCGTGGGGTTGCATATGCCGACATGCGTCTTGAGAATGCTAAAGAGAATGGAAAAAACAGGATTTCAGTCTTCGACGAATGCCTGATCTGGAAAGATGAAGAACTGACTTCCCATGAAAAGAGCTATTTCAGGGTTATTGAGACTGCAAGAGATCTTGAAGATGCAGTTTGCCTAAATAAGGTGTCCAGAGGGATGATCTATTCCTTCCTGAGGCTGTGGAATCAGACATGGGGTGATACTACTAAAACCGGGTGCACCTTTGAGAATGCGATGAATGCAAGAGTGAACAGGAAACGGTTCGTGCCTCACCTGAAGTATATGATGAAACGCAATATCAGGGACACTGCGGTAAGAAGTGAAGTCGAAAAATTGATCTCGCCTGATATGTTTGGGTGGATCAAACTGCCTGTCTACTGGACAAGCCTTAGAATGAGAAAGAGAGAGGAGATGTGA
- the csm2 gene encoding type III-A CRISPR-associated protein Csm2, with protein MSYERSRYKNEYEPKQNSRRGNSEFEDILKPLKEAPDLGSISIEDIAKPDGIAEKVAKQLKSNRSELNPTQLRKYFDSIIKIQEKISESGWESAKSGYYMLYPTLAYAKGRKTIPGDFYNFCTLCLDKIPSKTGDQASAENFKKFVSVMESLVAYSKYYEKE; from the coding sequence ATGAGTTATGAAAGATCGAGATATAAAAATGAGTATGAACCAAAACAAAATTCCAGACGTGGGAATAGTGAATTTGAGGATATTCTTAAGCCGCTTAAAGAAGCTCCTGATCTGGGTTCCATCTCGATTGAGGATATTGCAAAGCCGGACGGGATTGCTGAAAAAGTTGCAAAACAGCTTAAATCCAACAGATCAGAGCTGAATCCAACGCAGCTCCGAAAATATTTTGACAGTATCATTAAGATTCAGGAAAAGATCTCAGAATCCGGCTGGGAGTCTGCAAAATCCGGCTACTATATGCTCTATCCCACACTTGCGTATGCAAAAGGAAGAAAGACGATTCCCGGAGATTTCTATAATTTCTGTACTTTATGTCTCGATAAAATCCCTTCTAAAACTGGAGATCAGGCTTCTGCAGAAAATTTCAAAAAATTCGTATCGGTTATGGAATCGCTGGTTGCATACTCCAAGTATTATGAGAAGGAGTGA
- the csm3 gene encoding type III-A CRISPR-associated RAMP protein Csm3, translating to MDFKRNYLIKGKINCKTGIHIGGIAESIKIGGTDSPVVIDRISGLPYIPGSSIKGKMRSLLEQRNMDKWGGKNGGVHNCDKEDCDLCVTFGRGAKDGFLSGPTRLIVRDSFPDVATKDLWESKEDIMHGTEVKGENFLNRISSAATPRFIERVPAGSKFDFEMIFSEYEEKDKERLKIIFEAMDMLEDNYLGASGSRGYGKISFEDVELLEKTKDSYIEGRDWTTVKSAEGKSRVREIRQAL from the coding sequence ATGGATTTTAAGAGAAACTATCTGATAAAAGGAAAGATTAACTGCAAAACAGGCATTCATATCGGAGGGATAGCCGAATCCATAAAGATCGGCGGTACTGATTCTCCGGTTGTAATTGACAGGATATCAGGACTGCCCTATATTCCCGGTTCATCCATAAAAGGAAAGATGAGATCTCTTCTTGAACAGAGAAACATGGATAAATGGGGAGGAAAAAACGGAGGGGTTCATAATTGTGATAAGGAAGACTGTGACCTCTGTGTAACCTTCGGGCGTGGAGCAAAGGACGGGTTTTTGTCAGGTCCGACCAGGCTTATAGTGAGGGATTCTTTCCCTGACGTTGCCACTAAGGATCTATGGGAATCCAAAGAGGATATCATGCACGGGACAGAAGTGAAAGGAGAAAATTTCCTGAATCGGATTTCTTCAGCGGCAACTCCAAGATTTATCGAGCGTGTGCCCGCCGGTTCAAAATTTGATTTTGAAATGATCTTTTCAGAGTATGAAGAGAAGGATAAGGAAAGACTGAAGATCATCTTTGAAGCGATGGACATGCTTGAGGACAACTATCTGGGAGCGTCCGGTTCAAGGGGGTATGGGAAGATAAGTTTTGAAGATGTGGAACTTCTCGAAAAGACTAAGGACTCATATATAGAAGGCAGGGACTGGACAACAGTCAAGTCAGCAGAAGGAAAGAGCAGAGTGCGTGAGATCAGGCAGGCGCTTTAA